Proteins encoded together in one Chitinophaga sp. LS1 window:
- a CDS encoding sensor histidine kinase, with product MNRFSVNIFLRILLLTASTIAGVEVWRILGPIPGLAIAALICLQIYGMYYYMNRINRKLTLFLESIRYEDFSIRFSADNKMGKSFQALNYQFNEVLEAFRQTRAEKEANLKYIDTIVQHISIGVLSFDAEGRIELINPAAFKLLGIYRLRNIAELKSAHPDLPELLLQVHSGNKILYRTRTEQQLSIQAATVRLQGRLVKLISLQNIHAELQQKELEAWQNLTKILRHEIMNSVTPIVSLISTMQDIIEQDIAPDSHQPEAITDLIEALETIKSRSKGIMNFVNAYRDYTALPKPQFTDVNIKELITVVSNLLQSDLKQAGIYYQFEVDSAGAEIHADSAQLQMVLINLVKNAMDALEHTAHPEIKLTATITTPNQVCISIADNGPGIDADAINKIFIPFYTTKRKGSGIGLSLSQQIIQLHGGQLKVDSTSSNGTTFKVILATV from the coding sequence ATGAACCGGTTCAGCGTCAATATATTCCTGCGCATACTCCTGCTCACCGCCAGTACCATTGCCGGCGTAGAAGTATGGAGGATACTGGGGCCGATTCCCGGGTTAGCTATCGCCGCCCTGATCTGCCTGCAGATCTATGGAATGTATTACTACATGAACAGGATTAACAGAAAGCTCACACTTTTTTTGGAGTCCATCCGTTACGAAGACTTTTCCATCCGGTTCAGCGCCGATAATAAAATGGGGAAAAGCTTTCAAGCACTCAATTACCAGTTCAACGAAGTACTGGAAGCCTTCCGGCAAACCAGGGCCGAAAAGGAAGCGAACCTGAAATACATCGATACGATCGTACAGCATATCAGCATCGGCGTACTGTCTTTTGATGCGGAGGGTAGAATAGAACTCATCAACCCTGCAGCTTTCAAGTTACTGGGCATCTATCGCCTACGCAACATAGCAGAGTTAAAATCAGCTCACCCCGATCTGCCTGAATTATTGCTACAGGTGCACTCCGGCAATAAGATCCTGTATCGTACCCGTACTGAACAACAACTCTCGATTCAGGCAGCAACTGTACGTTTACAGGGCCGCCTGGTCAAATTGATCTCCCTGCAAAACATTCATGCAGAGCTGCAACAAAAAGAGCTGGAAGCCTGGCAGAACCTGACCAAGATCCTTCGTCATGAAATCATGAACTCTGTCACCCCGATCGTATCCCTCATAAGCACCATGCAGGATATTATAGAGCAGGACATTGCACCGGATAGCCACCAGCCCGAGGCGATTACCGACCTGATAGAAGCGCTGGAAACGATCAAAAGCCGGAGTAAAGGCATCATGAACTTCGTCAACGCCTACAGGGATTATACCGCTCTTCCCAAGCCACAATTCACGGATGTTAATATCAAGGAACTGATCACAGTAGTGAGTAACCTGTTGCAATCGGATCTTAAACAGGCAGGCATCTATTACCAGTTTGAAGTAGATTCTGCCGGTGCAGAAATTCATGCAGACAGTGCCCAGTTGCAGATGGTGCTGATCAACCTGGTCAAAAATGCCATGGATGCACTGGAACACACCGCTCACCCGGAAATCAAACTCACCGCAACGATAACCACGCCTAACCAGGTTTGCATCTCCATTGCCGACAATGGTCCGGGTATAGATGCGGATGCAATCAATAAGATCTTTATCCCTTTCTATACCACTAAGCGCAAAGGCAGCGGTATCGGTCTTAGCCTCTCTCAGCAAATCATCCAGCTGCATGGCGGGCAATTGAAAGTAGATAGTACCAGTAGTAATGGTACTACATTTAAAGTGATCCTTGCTACGGTGTAA
- a CDS encoding ABC transporter permease, whose translation MIRSYIRIALRNLWRNKLFSAINIGGLAIGMAISFMLMLYVLFQFSFDQFHKNVNNIYQVVTEDAGVWTTPVPLASTLEKTIPGIKTTSRASYFYAHLLQAGENSIKLTGGYVDPQYLNIFSFPVINGNVKPLNDKNEIVVTTSTAHKLFGDTNPIGQLVKLDAQDPLVVSAVVNDPPANSSIQFDYLCSWSLYAAKEQWIKDNTWGNFGIMTFVLLQPNASIATVQGKVKHVLQDAGNNNINTTLMLHAAKDWKLYNTIKDGKIIGGNIETVRLFLLLALGILLIACVNFMNLSTAQAERRAREVGVRKAIGANRRLLIFQFFGESLILVTLSTVLALLLLWILLPAFNTFANSALKLSKAPLVFWSSLPCLLLVTGLLAGSYPALYLSSFKPIKVLKGGVTKMKGNFLSRQALVVFQFGLAVVLIITTIVIYRQLYFIQHKPIGYDPKGLVDIELEGRLYDGYDAFRNAVIASGGAVEGTIVSNQITNAGSTTWGLKWPGQEAGEDQQSFGVIATAANFASTFSIPVLQGRDFLSTADSMSIMVNETALKAMHLKDPMGQVITYNGQRRTITGVVKDFVWETSYKPATPMIFTYNPDWRGVMTFKLNPALSVKASMDRLEKVYHEMNPDYPFNYTFVDDSYQKKYDNERFLSRAINIFASLAVIISCLGLLGLSVFAAEQRKKEIGIRKVMGAGVQQVMLLLSKEFLKPVLIAILIASPISAYIMNNWLQHYTYRVDIEWWMFGIAGLLAVLIALATVSIQSFRAANMNPVKALRTE comes from the coding sequence ATGATTAGGAGTTACATCAGGATCGCGTTGCGCAACCTATGGCGTAATAAGTTATTCTCTGCGATCAACATTGGTGGGTTGGCAATTGGTATGGCGATTAGCTTTATGCTGATGCTTTATGTGCTCTTCCAGTTTAGTTTCGACCAATTTCATAAGAATGTAAATAATATATACCAGGTAGTGACTGAGGATGCAGGTGTATGGACTACACCAGTTCCGCTGGCGTCTACGCTGGAGAAAACAATACCCGGAATCAAAACAACCTCCCGTGCAAGTTATTTCTACGCTCACCTACTACAGGCAGGTGAAAACAGTATTAAGTTGACTGGCGGTTATGTTGATCCTCAATACCTGAATATTTTTAGTTTTCCTGTCATCAATGGAAATGTAAAACCATTGAATGATAAGAATGAAATTGTAGTTACCACGAGTACCGCACATAAGTTATTCGGAGACACGAATCCCATTGGCCAGTTAGTAAAGCTGGATGCGCAGGATCCTCTGGTAGTGAGTGCAGTAGTGAATGATCCCCCTGCAAATTCTTCTATTCAGTTTGACTATTTGTGTAGCTGGTCGTTGTATGCTGCAAAAGAACAATGGATTAAAGATAACACCTGGGGCAACTTTGGTATTATGACTTTTGTATTGCTGCAACCAAATGCATCGATCGCGACTGTTCAGGGCAAAGTAAAGCATGTGCTGCAAGATGCAGGTAACAATAATATTAATACGACCCTTATGCTGCATGCGGCAAAGGATTGGAAATTATATAATACGATCAAAGATGGGAAAATCATTGGTGGTAACATTGAAACAGTACGTCTGTTCTTATTGCTCGCACTGGGTATTTTGCTGATTGCCTGTGTGAATTTTATGAACCTGAGTACCGCACAGGCAGAGCGTAGGGCTCGCGAAGTAGGGGTGCGGAAAGCGATTGGTGCTAACAGGAGATTACTGATCTTTCAGTTTTTCGGGGAGTCTTTAATATTGGTGACACTGTCTACTGTATTGGCGTTATTGCTGTTGTGGATACTGCTGCCGGCATTCAATACTTTTGCAAATAGTGCGCTGAAATTAAGTAAAGCACCCCTGGTCTTTTGGAGCTCACTGCCTTGTTTACTGCTGGTAACGGGATTACTGGCTGGTAGCTATCCGGCATTGTATCTTTCTTCCTTCAAACCGATCAAAGTATTGAAAGGTGGTGTTACCAAAATGAAAGGTAATTTCTTATCCAGACAGGCTTTAGTCGTATTCCAGTTTGGATTGGCAGTGGTACTCATTATTACGACAATTGTCATTTATCGTCAGCTCTATTTTATCCAGCACAAACCTATTGGTTACGATCCCAAAGGGCTTGTGGATATAGAACTGGAAGGTAGATTATATGACGGGTATGATGCTTTTAGAAATGCAGTGATTGCTTCAGGTGGTGCTGTAGAGGGCACTATTGTGAGTAACCAGATCACTAATGCAGGCAGTACAACCTGGGGCCTTAAATGGCCGGGACAGGAGGCAGGAGAAGATCAGCAATCATTTGGTGTGATTGCTACTGCTGCAAATTTTGCCAGTACATTTAGTATCCCTGTCTTACAGGGCAGAGACTTTTTATCCACTGCAGATTCTATGTCTATCATGGTGAATGAAACTGCATTGAAAGCAATGCATCTGAAGGACCCAATGGGACAGGTGATCACTTACAATGGACAGCGCCGTACGATTACGGGTGTAGTCAAAGATTTTGTATGGGAGACGTCTTATAAGCCTGCAACACCCATGATCTTCACATATAATCCTGACTGGCGTGGTGTGATGACCTTTAAATTGAATCCAGCGCTTTCCGTAAAGGCATCTATGGACAGACTGGAAAAAGTGTATCATGAGATGAATCCTGACTACCCTTTCAATTATACTTTTGTAGATGACAGTTACCAGAAGAAATATGATAATGAAAGATTCCTGAGCAGGGCGATCAACATCTTTGCTTCGCTGGCTGTCATCATCAGTTGTCTTGGGTTGTTAGGCTTGTCAGTATTTGCGGCGGAACAGCGTAAGAAAGAAATTGGTATTCGCAAGGTAATGGGAGCAGGCGTGCAGCAAGTGATGTTGCTGTTGTCAAAAGAGTTCCTGAAACCTGTATTAATCGCCATTCTCATCGCATCACCAATCTCAGCTTATATCATGAATAACTGGCTACAGCATTACACTTACCGTGTTGACATTGAGTGGTGGATGTTTGGCATAGCTGGATTGCTCGCTGTATTGATTGCATTGGCGACAGTAAGTATACAATCCTTCAGAGCTGCTAATATGAACCCTGTTAAAGCATTGAGAACAGAATGA
- a CDS encoding efflux RND transporter periplasmic adaptor subunit codes for MDRKIEKKYWSKKRITLVSGGAVVALLLIYNLIFADHRSKLNVEKDKITISKVTRGTFDTYIAVTAVVLPLKTIRLDAIVGGYVSQKYLEGGSMVKRGDSILRLQNQNMEMEFVNHETEIYRLINELQNTRQTLKQNRFTMQQTLNELDFQIDQAKDLYDRNKQLVDEKIVARQDYIKYKLDYERLVKQKQIEIESQKFQEENAKIQIERLESTISRTQRNLQLMKDNMNNLVLKAPIDGQLSSVDAEVGGSIQAGQNIGQIDDLNGFKMRAEVDEHYISRVFPGLKASFEFNSKNYELVIIKVYPEVKNGRFNVDMKFDKETPDGIRRGQSSPIRLELGKSSAALLLPVGGFFSDTGGNWVYVVDKSGKRAVKRNISLGQKNPQFFEILEGLEEGEQVITSSYENFGDKEVLVF; via the coding sequence ATGGATAGAAAAATAGAAAAGAAATACTGGTCAAAGAAAAGGATCACCCTGGTAAGTGGAGGCGCAGTCGTAGCACTGTTGCTGATCTATAACCTGATCTTTGCCGATCACCGCTCGAAATTAAATGTAGAGAAGGACAAGATTACTATTTCTAAAGTTACCCGGGGTACTTTCGATACATATATTGCTGTTACAGCAGTCGTATTACCTTTGAAGACCATACGCCTCGATGCAATCGTAGGTGGGTACGTGAGTCAGAAATACCTGGAAGGAGGTAGTATGGTGAAAAGGGGAGATAGTATTCTCCGCCTGCAAAACCAGAATATGGAAATGGAGTTTGTGAACCATGAAACTGAAATATATCGCCTGATCAATGAGCTGCAGAATACCCGGCAGACCCTGAAACAGAACCGGTTTACTATGCAGCAGACACTCAATGAACTGGACTTCCAGATAGATCAGGCCAAGGATCTGTATGACAGAAATAAGCAGCTGGTAGATGAAAAAATCGTGGCCCGCCAGGATTATATTAAGTATAAACTTGATTACGAAAGGCTGGTGAAACAAAAGCAGATTGAAATTGAAAGCCAGAAATTTCAGGAAGAGAATGCCAAAATCCAGATTGAAAGATTGGAATCTACAATCTCCCGCACCCAGCGTAATCTTCAGCTGATGAAAGATAATATGAACAACCTGGTATTGAAAGCACCGATTGACGGACAGTTATCCTCAGTAGATGCTGAAGTAGGGGGTAGCATACAAGCTGGCCAGAACATCGGGCAGATTGACGATCTGAATGGTTTCAAAATGAGAGCCGAGGTCGATGAACACTATATTTCAAGGGTATTCCCTGGTCTGAAAGCCAGCTTTGAATTTAATAGCAAGAACTATGAACTTGTTATCATCAAAGTATATCCTGAGGTAAAAAACGGCCGATTCAATGTAGACATGAAATTTGACAAAGAAACTCCCGATGGCATCCGCAGGGGACAATCCTCTCCTATCCGCCTCGAATTAGGTAAATCTTCTGCAGCCCTGTTGCTGCCTGTAGGTGGTTTCTTCTCTGACACTGGTGGTAACTGGGTGTACGTTGTGGATAAAAGCGGTAAACGTGCTGTAAAGCGCAATATCTCCCTGGGTCAGAAAAATCCGCAGTTCTTTGAAATTCTCGAAGGATTGGAGGAAGGCGAACAGGTGATCACTTCATCCTATGAGAATTTTGGAGACAAAGAAGTATTAGTATTTTAA
- a CDS encoding sigma-54 dependent transcriptional regulator, with translation MTTITLPGKILIVDDDMDVLRAARLLLKRHFGQVDFERNPQKIPYLVSNFEYDVILLDMNFTRDLSSGKEGFEWLDRILDIQPTAAVVMFTAYGDVEMAVRAIKAGAADFVLKPWENEKLLATMQGAYNKKHQHKDKVAPPTPATNNNSSIIGNSPSMMAVLDTAERVAGTDANVLILGENGTGKDMLARHIHQLSHRTSHPFVSVDLGAISESLFESELFGHVKGAFTDAREDRIGRFEEANKGTIFLDELGNISLPLQAKLLTVLQNRSVTKVGSNKAHPVDVRLICATNRNIQQMAAQYLFRQDLLYRINTIEIHLPPLRERQEDIIALAEHFLQLYSSKYKRPVNSLHESLVQQLLQYDWPGNIRELQHAMERAVILSQGKVLQAKDVFVKNPVQETQLNTGYNLEEMERNIITQAMKKCNGNITEAARELGLSRAALYRRLEKYNI, from the coding sequence ATGACTACGATTACACTGCCTGGTAAAATACTGATAGTAGATGATGATATGGACGTATTGCGCGCAGCACGCCTCCTGTTGAAACGCCATTTTGGCCAGGTAGACTTTGAGCGCAATCCCCAGAAGATCCCTTACCTGGTATCTAATTTTGAATACGACGTGATCCTGCTGGACATGAACTTTACCCGTGACCTGAGCAGTGGTAAGGAAGGATTTGAATGGCTGGACAGGATACTGGACATTCAACCCACTGCAGCAGTAGTTATGTTCACGGCCTATGGCGACGTGGAAATGGCAGTAAGGGCCATCAAAGCAGGAGCAGCTGATTTTGTGCTGAAACCCTGGGAAAATGAAAAGCTCCTGGCCACTATGCAGGGAGCTTACAACAAAAAACACCAACACAAGGACAAGGTAGCCCCACCTACCCCAGCGACTAACAATAATAGTTCAATCATTGGCAATAGTCCGTCCATGATGGCAGTATTGGATACAGCTGAAAGGGTAGCCGGCACAGATGCCAACGTACTCATTCTAGGTGAAAATGGCACTGGCAAGGATATGCTGGCCAGACATATTCACCAGCTCTCCCATCGTACCTCCCACCCTTTTGTGAGCGTAGACCTTGGGGCCATCAGTGAAAGTCTGTTTGAAAGTGAACTGTTTGGCCATGTGAAAGGCGCCTTTACAGATGCCCGCGAAGACAGGATCGGTCGGTTTGAAGAAGCCAACAAAGGCACCATCTTCCTCGATGAACTGGGAAACATTTCCCTTCCGTTACAGGCAAAACTGCTCACCGTATTGCAAAACAGGTCGGTGACCAAAGTAGGTAGTAACAAAGCCCATCCTGTAGATGTACGTCTTATCTGCGCCACTAACCGCAACATTCAGCAGATGGCGGCACAATACCTGTTTCGCCAGGATTTACTCTACCGGATCAATACAATTGAAATACACCTTCCTCCTCTCAGAGAAAGACAGGAAGACATCATAGCCCTGGCAGAACATTTCCTCCAATTGTATAGCAGTAAATATAAACGCCCGGTGAATAGTCTGCACGAATCACTCGTACAGCAGTTGCTACAATATGACTGGCCAGGGAATATCCGTGAACTGCAACACGCTATGGAGAGAGCGGTCATTCTCTCCCAGGGCAAGGTATTGCAGGCTAAAGATGTATTTGTGAAAAACCCTGTACAGGAAACCCAGCTGAATACCGGCTATAACCTGGAAGAAATGGAGCGCAACATCATCACCCAGGCCATGAAGAAATGTAATGGCAACATCACTGAAGCCGCCAGGGAACTGGGCCTCAGCAGAGCAGCACTCTATAGAAGACTGGAAAAATATAATATCTAA
- a CDS encoding ABC transporter ATP-binding protein has product MIRTVNLQKIFTTEEIETSALNGINMEVKDGEFVAIMGPSGCGKSTLLNILGLLDNPSGGEYHFWDHEVARMSERQRAQLRKGSIGFVFQSFNLIDELTVFENVELPLLYLKVPASDRKKKVEEVLERMNIMHRRNHFPQQLSGGQQQRVAIARAVVAKPKMILADEPTGNLDSTNGEEVMKLLQELNDGGTTMIMVTHSPYDAGFAHRVVNLFDGKVVTENIKEQFHV; this is encoded by the coding sequence ATGATACGTACCGTTAATCTGCAAAAAATATTTACCACTGAAGAGATCGAAACTTCTGCGCTCAATGGAATCAACATGGAAGTAAAAGACGGTGAGTTTGTAGCTATTATGGGTCCATCAGGTTGTGGTAAATCTACATTATTGAATATCCTGGGGCTGCTGGATAATCCATCCGGTGGAGAGTACCACTTCTGGGATCATGAAGTAGCAAGAATGAGTGAAAGACAACGTGCCCAGTTGAGAAAAGGGTCTATTGGATTCGTATTTCAGAGCTTTAACCTCATCGACGAGCTGACTGTTTTTGAAAATGTGGAATTGCCACTCCTATACCTGAAAGTACCTGCCAGCGATCGTAAAAAGAAAGTGGAAGAAGTACTGGAACGTATGAACATCATGCACCGCCGTAACCACTTTCCGCAGCAGTTATCAGGTGGTCAGCAACAGCGTGTGGCGATAGCGCGTGCCGTAGTGGCAAAGCCCAAAATGATATTGGCGGATGAGCCTACCGGTAACCTCGATTCTACAAATGGTGAAGAGGTCATGAAACTATTGCAGGAATTGAATGATGGGGGTACTACCATGATCATGGTAACGCACAGCCCTTATGATGCCGGATTTGCACATCGCGTGGTTAACCTGTTTGATGGTAAGGTAGTGACTGAAAACATCAAGGAGCAGTTTCACGTATAA
- a CDS encoding ABC transporter permease: MLKHYFRIALRHLRRQQIITVINILGLAIGMACCMLIVLFVRNEYGFDNFHPDGKNIYRVTNSFTKAGETDYGGNTQWPVGPYLKNEVSDIKESVRMMNAGTALYTFQDKQYVDPLAYADAGFFTLFNFPLVKGNAKTALQEPYTMVVTEKIAKKYFGNDDPIGKILKVDNQFDCRITAVSKDLPLNTDIGGDIILSYSTFEQLVKKDGGSMEQWYNFNDNTTFVQLPEGVSLIKMESQLLAFTDRHVKAIASSLGEVFGLHLQPLANIHLHPQGDKNKQDNTHLLYIYIAIAIFIIMIACFNFMNLITARADERAVEVGVRKVMGSERRQLIVQFMSEAVLLTTISFVLAIFLALLFMPWFNKITGKEFQLFTLSNLPFLGYLFTMSVVVGLLSGSYPALYLSGFLPVAVLKGGFNTSGSRVWIRKALVIAQFSIAIILIVATIVVYSQLRFWQNKYLGFDKDRLVNINIASESARKNIKVIKEDLLRLPGVQNVTVSNTAMGRYVGAVNPVVKDGDSEDKSIVTSVIIGDFDLLKTLDIKLTKGRDFSTGFATDSNNAFIVNESMVKAMNLHDPIGQRIKWLPGFTERKGEIIGVAKDFNYSNLTIPVSPAIYIVRKEGFSVMSIRLAKGGDLTKQVAAVEKVWKKYVPDYPLTYSFVADDLAHQYINQDRLASLFGTFSMLAIIIACMGLFGLSILIARQRTKEIGIRKVLGASTANITRLLSQDFMQLVLISLLVAVPISWFLMNTWLQDFAYRIHVEWWMFVFAGVMAMIISLFTISFQSVRAALTNPVKSLRTE, from the coding sequence ATGCTTAAACATTATTTCAGAATAGCACTCCGCCATCTCAGGCGGCAACAGATCATCACTGTGATTAACATACTGGGATTGGCGATTGGGATGGCATGTTGTATGTTGATTGTATTGTTTGTCAGGAACGAATACGGGTTTGATAATTTTCATCCTGATGGGAAGAATATTTATCGGGTGACCAACAGCTTTACAAAAGCAGGGGAAACCGACTATGGGGGTAATACCCAGTGGCCTGTTGGACCATATCTGAAAAATGAAGTAAGCGATATAAAAGAGTCAGTACGTATGATGAACGCTGGCACTGCATTGTATACTTTTCAGGATAAGCAATATGTAGATCCTTTAGCATATGCAGATGCCGGTTTTTTCACTTTGTTTAACTTCCCACTGGTAAAAGGTAATGCCAAAACAGCATTACAGGAGCCATATACTATGGTCGTTACTGAAAAAATTGCAAAGAAGTATTTCGGTAATGATGATCCTATAGGTAAAATACTGAAGGTAGATAACCAGTTTGATTGTAGAATAACTGCTGTGTCAAAAGATCTGCCTCTCAATACAGACATTGGAGGAGATATCATTTTATCTTATAGCACGTTTGAACAGCTGGTGAAAAAGGATGGTGGTTCAATGGAGCAATGGTATAATTTTAATGATAACACCACGTTCGTACAATTGCCTGAAGGCGTAAGCCTGATTAAGATGGAATCTCAACTACTGGCATTTACAGACAGGCATGTCAAAGCGATTGCCAGTTCACTTGGAGAAGTATTTGGATTGCACCTGCAACCATTGGCCAATATACATTTGCATCCACAGGGGGATAAAAACAAGCAGGATAACACCCATTTACTCTATATCTATATTGCTATTGCCATCTTTATCATAATGATCGCCTGCTTCAATTTTATGAACCTTATTACTGCCCGGGCCGATGAAAGAGCGGTTGAAGTAGGTGTAAGAAAAGTAATGGGTAGCGAGCGCCGTCAGCTGATTGTACAATTTATGTCAGAAGCGGTGTTGTTAACCACGATCTCATTTGTACTGGCTATCTTCCTTGCTCTGCTTTTCATGCCATGGTTTAATAAAATCACGGGTAAGGAATTCCAGCTCTTTACATTGAGCAATCTTCCCTTCCTCGGATACCTTTTTACTATGTCAGTAGTAGTAGGATTGTTGTCTGGCAGTTATCCTGCGCTGTACCTTTCCGGTTTTCTGCCGGTGGCTGTACTGAAAGGAGGATTCAATACATCCGGTTCCCGGGTATGGATCAGAAAGGCATTGGTGATCGCACAGTTTTCAATCGCTATTATTTTGATTGTAGCTACGATTGTTGTATACAGTCAGTTGCGCTTCTGGCAGAACAAATACCTGGGGTTTGATAAGGATAGATTAGTGAATATAAATATTGCTTCGGAAAGTGCGAGAAAGAATATCAAAGTGATAAAAGAAGATTTACTAAGACTGCCAGGTGTTCAAAATGTAACTGTTTCCAATACAGCCATGGGCCGGTATGTTGGTGCTGTGAACCCGGTAGTAAAGGATGGAGATAGTGAAGATAAATCAATCGTGACCAGTGTAATTATCGGCGACTTTGATCTGCTGAAAACATTGGATATAAAATTGACAAAGGGACGTGACTTTTCTACAGGTTTTGCAACAGATAGTAATAATGCTTTTATTGTCAATGAATCAATGGTAAAGGCGATGAACCTGCATGACCCCATTGGCCAGCGTATCAAATGGCTTCCCGGGTTTACCGAACGAAAAGGAGAAATTATCGGTGTAGCAAAGGATTTTAATTACTCTAACCTTACGATTCCGGTATCGCCGGCTATTTATATCGTTAGGAAAGAGGGATTTAGTGTGATGAGTATCCGGTTGGCAAAAGGGGGAGATCTCACAAAGCAGGTAGCTGCTGTAGAAAAAGTGTGGAAGAAATATGTGCCTGACTACCCTTTAACTTATTCATTTGTAGCTGATGATCTGGCGCATCAGTATATCAATCAGGACCGCCTGGCATCGCTCTTTGGTACATTCTCTATGCTCGCAATTATTATCGCTTGTATGGGCTTGTTTGGACTTAGCATTTTGATCGCGAGACAGCGTACCAAGGAAATTGGTATCCGAAAAGTACTGGGGGCTTCTACTGCAAATATTACCAGATTGCTCTCACAGGATTTTATGCAGCTTGTACTGATATCCCTACTGGTCGCCGTCCCTATATCCTGGTTCCTGATGAACACATGGTTGCAGGACTTTGCCTATCGCATTCATGTAGAGTGGTGGATGTTTGTATTCGCAGGCGTCATGGCCATGATCATTTCATTGTTCACCATTAGTTTCCAGTCAGTAAGAGCGGCACTGACTAACCCCGTAAAATCATTGAGAACTGAGTAA
- the nadB gene encoding L-aspartate oxidase, which translates to MQQTDFLVIGSGIAGLTYALKVAGACPDKKITIITKTQEDETNTKYAQGGVAVVNDLENDSFAKHIEDTLIAGDGLCNEKIVEIVVKEGPERVNEIIEWGANFDKNPDGDFALGREGGHSEFRVIHYKDITGYEIERALLAAVRQHPNIELVTHCFVVDLITQHHLGYLVTKSTPDIECYGVYVLNLLTNKIEKILSRITLIATGGNGQVYRSTTNPSIASGDGVAMVYRAKGRIENMEFIQFHPTALYQPGVNNAFLITEAVRGDGGILRNIHGEDFMHKYDPRLSLAPRDIVARAIDSEMKITGTEHVYLDCRHMDMEKFIHHFPNIYEKCLTSGIDVKKDMIPVAPAAHYSCGGIKVNEHGCTSIQNLYACGECSSTGLHGANRLASNSLLEAMVFAHRCYQTAVNRIDAIPFKGNVPDWNAAGTTAPKEMILITQSLKELKQIMSDYLGIVRTNERIQRAIRRLDILHEETENLYEKTEVSPQLCELRNLITVGYLIVKSASFRKESRGLHFNTDYPNKSELVQNIVL; encoded by the coding sequence ATGCAACAGACAGATTTTTTAGTGATTGGTTCCGGCATCGCAGGATTAACCTATGCGCTCAAAGTAGCAGGTGCCTGTCCAGATAAAAAGATCACCATCATCACTAAGACCCAGGAAGACGAAACGAATACGAAGTATGCACAGGGTGGTGTAGCCGTAGTGAATGATCTTGAGAACGACAGCTTTGCCAAGCACATTGAAGACACCCTGATTGCCGGCGATGGCCTATGCAATGAGAAAATAGTAGAGATCGTGGTAAAGGAAGGCCCCGAGCGGGTAAATGAGATCATTGAATGGGGCGCCAACTTTGATAAGAATCCTGACGGAGACTTTGCCCTTGGAAGAGAAGGCGGACATTCGGAATTCAGGGTGATCCACTACAAAGACATCACGGGTTATGAAATAGAAAGAGCCTTGCTGGCAGCCGTTCGCCAGCATCCAAATATCGAACTGGTCACTCACTGCTTTGTGGTAGACCTCATCACCCAGCACCACCTGGGTTACCTGGTAACCAAATCCACGCCTGACATTGAATGTTATGGTGTATACGTATTGAACCTTCTCACAAACAAGATAGAAAAGATACTGAGCCGCATCACCCTCATCGCCACTGGTGGCAATGGGCAGGTGTATCGTAGCACCACTAACCCTTCTATCGCCTCTGGCGATGGTGTGGCTATGGTGTACCGCGCCAAAGGTAGAATTGAAAATATGGAATTCATCCAGTTTCACCCTACCGCGCTCTATCAGCCGGGTGTGAACAACGCCTTCCTGATTACAGAAGCTGTACGTGGCGATGGTGGTATTCTGCGCAATATACACGGCGAAGACTTCATGCATAAATACGATCCCCGTCTCTCCCTCGCTCCCCGAGATATCGTGGCCAGAGCAATAGACAGTGAGATGAAGATCACCGGTACAGAACATGTATACCTCGATTGCCGGCATATGGATATGGAGAAGTTCATTCACCACTTCCCCAACATCTATGAGAAATGCCTGACATCTGGTATCGATGTGAAGAAGGACATGATTCCGGTAGCTCCGGCTGCTCACTATAGCTGCGGAGGTATCAAAGTAAATGAACATGGTTGTACCAGCATTCAGAACCTGTATGCATGCGGCGAGTGCTCCAGCACAGGATTACACGGCGCCAACCGCCTTGCGTCCAATTCACTGCTGGAAGCCATGGTGTTTGCACACCGTTGTTACCAGACGGCTGTAAACAGGATCGATGCAATTCCATTCAAAGGAAACGTACCTGACTGGAATGCAGCAGGAACCACGGCTCCCAAGGAAATGATCCTCATTACCCAGAGCCTGAAGGAACTGAAGCAGATTATGAGTGATTATCTTGGTATCGTGCGTACCAATGAACGTATCCAGAGAGCAATACGCAGACTGGACATTCTGCACGAAGAAACAGAAAACCTCTATGAGAAGACAGAAGTCTCTCCGCAATTGTGTGAGCTGCGCAACCTGATCACCGTAGGTTATTTGATCGTAAAAAGCGCTTCCTTCCGCAAGGAAAGCAGAGGTCTTCATTTCAATACCGATTATCCAAACAAGAGCGAACTGGTACAAAACATTGTGTTATAG